The DNA window GCCCATAAAAGATTTCCGGCAGAATCTAATTTTTGAATAAATATATCGTAATAACCAGCAGAAGTTAAATTGGTGGTTCCTGCTCCCGGGTCAAAGTCTGCTGTTCCTATAAATGAACCTGTTGTATAAACATTGCCAGCGACATCTGTTGTAATAGAGTAGCCGTCATCATGAGAAGTTCCGCCCATTTTTTTTACCCATAAAAGATTTCCGGCAGGATCTAATTTTTGAATAAAAATATCATCACGACCTGCAGAAGTTAAATTGGTGGTTCCGGTTCCCGGGTCAAAGTCTGCTGTTCCGCTAAAGTAACCTGTTGTATAAACATTGCCAGTGGCATCTGTTGTAATGGAGGAACCGTAATCATGAGAAGTTCCGCCCATTTGTTTTGCCCATAAAAAATTTCCTGCAGAATCTAATTTTTGAATAAATATATCGGAATAACCAGCAGAAATTAAATTGGTGGTTCCGTCTCCCGGGTCAAAATCTACAATATAACGGAAGGTACCTATGGTATAAACATTGCCAGTGGCATCTGTTGTAATGGAGGAACCGTAATCATTAGAAGTTCCGCCCATTTTTTTTACCCATAAAAGATTTCCGGCAGGATCTAATTTTTGAATAAAAATATCATAAATACCTGCAGAAGTTAAATTGGTGGTTCCGGTTCCCGGGTCAAAGTCTGCTGTTCCGCTAAAGTAACCTGTTGTATAAACATTGCCAGCGGCATCTGTTGTAATGGAATTCCCCTCATCATTATAAGTTCCTCTTATTTGTTTTGCCCATTCAAGTTTATGGTTTTGGGCTATAGTTAATTGTGATAAAATGAGAAATAGTATTGCTACATAAATTTTTTTCATAATGTAAAATTTTTAGATTATTAAATATTGATTTATAAACATCATTTATCATATTTCATTGAATAGACCAAAAGTACAATATTTTTTACAATAATATTTAGTTTAATACTTTTTCTATTCATTATTTTTGCATAACAAATATTATTTGATATAAAAAATGATAGAAATGGATTTATGAAAAAAACTAAAAATATATTGTTAAAAACTTTTTTGTTGATTGTGTTCATATCATTTTTATTGGTAAATGTATTTGGGCAAAGTAAATTCAATTCAGAATGGGATAACACTTATAAATTTAGTAGTGATGATGGGCAATTCAAACTAAAATTTGGCGGTCGTTTAATGACTGACTGGGCTATATTTTCACAAGATGATTCAATGGAAAGTAATTTTGGAGAATTAAAGCCCGGAGCTGAATTCAGAAAAATTTGGTTTTATAATTCAGGACAAATTTATAATAATATTAAATATAAAGTTCAATTAAGTTTTGACGGAGGAGAAGTTGTCTTAAAAGATGTATTTATTGAAATGACAGACATACCTTTACTTGGAAATATTAGATTTGGTCATTTTAAAGAACCCTTTCGTTTTGATGTAATTACGAGTAGTAAAAATGTTTTGTTTATGGAAAATTCCTTGCATACGGGATTTGCTAACACCAGAAGCACAGGAGTTATGATTCATAATAATTTTTTAGATAAAAAAATATCTTTTCAAACAGGAGTTTTCTTTAATTCCGATAAACAAGGTAATCCATTAAATAGTTATGATTATAATTTTACATCAAGATTAACTGCTTTAGCATTTGTTAATGAAAATAAAACTAAGTATTTGCATTTAGGTAGCTCATATAGTTTAAGAATTATCGATGATGTTTATAATATTAAATCAAAACCGGAATCGCATCTATGCAACACTTA is part of the Bacteroidota bacterium genome and encodes:
- a CDS encoding SBBP repeat-containing protein: MKKIYVAILFLILSQLTIAQNHKLEWAKQIRGTYNDEGNSITTDAAGNVYTTGYFSGTADFDPGTGTTNLTSAGIYDIFIQKLDPAGNLLWVKKMGGTSNDYGSSITTDATGNVYTIGTFRYIVDFDPGDGTTNLISAGYSDIFIQKLDSAGNFLWAKQMGGTSHDYGSSITTDATGNVYTTGYFSGTADFDPGTGTTNLTSAGRDDIFIQKLDPAGNLLWVKKMGGTSHDDGYSITTDVAGNVYTTGSFIGTADFDPGAGTTNLTSAGYYDIFIQKLDSAGNLLWAKQMGGTDYDVGHSITTDATGNVYTTGQFKETVDFDPGTGTSNLTSAGYYDIFIQKLDSAG
- a CDS encoding porin; translation: MKKTKNILLKTFLLIVFISFLLVNVFGQSKFNSEWDNTYKFSSDDGQFKLKFGGRLMTDWAIFSQDDSMESNFGELKPGAEFRKIWFYNSGQIYNNIKYKVQLSFDGGEVVLKDVFIEMTDIPLLGNIRFGHFKEPFRFDVITSSKNVLFMENSLHTGFANTRSTGVMIHNNFLDKKISFQTGVFFNSDKQGNPLNSYDYNFTSRLTALAFVNENKTKYLHLGSSYSLRIIDDVYNIKSKPESHLCNTYLNTNDIDFISNLNLIGTEAYLVLGSFSFQSEYTISSVDRGTKDDYSFSALYGQVGFYLTGEHKSYKSALSPVGRTYPKNNVGNGKNGIGAWELALRYSSIDLNSKDIKGGKLHDIAMGVNWYLNPATKIIANYI